A genomic region of Alicyclobacillus sp. SO9 contains the following coding sequences:
- a CDS encoding zinc-binding dehydrogenase, translating into MIAVKVMGYGGVDKLQIVTEAIPEPKENEVLIKVKACAINNTEIWMREGAYGTDSKSGWRPEGVQFPRTPGSDIAGRVVKIGNFVDESMLGTDVVVFPFTSSGENGFEHISEDMSFIGSEYDGGYAEYVVWPAQLCFKMPLSNYTKSAVFSVSGLTAWHMVEQIQAKPGETVMVTGANGGVGSLNVQIASRVFGAKVIAIVGDLMVGDLNLEARMKELGAAHVLSYQSKNLAEQILEVNGGPIDSVLDVVGDALFSMSLQVLKKGGKFCISGSAGGQKTKLDFRTVYLKHITMYGSVLGTREEFGRMLHAVSEGKIKPVIDCTFPLQKAKEAQTYFKKSGKLGKVVLLPDSTHKGK; encoded by the coding sequence ATGATAGCTGTCAAAGTAATGGGTTACGGTGGTGTAGACAAGTTGCAAATTGTTACAGAAGCTATTCCAGAACCCAAGGAAAATGAAGTGCTGATTAAAGTAAAAGCCTGTGCAATTAACAATACAGAAATTTGGATGAGGGAAGGGGCTTATGGCACCGATTCAAAGTCCGGATGGAGACCAGAAGGAGTGCAATTTCCCCGCACACCCGGATCGGATATAGCAGGACGCGTCGTAAAAATAGGAAATTTTGTTGATGAATCGATGCTGGGGACAGATGTTGTCGTTTTCCCGTTTACATCAAGTGGGGAAAATGGGTTCGAACATATTTCGGAAGACATGTCTTTCATAGGATCAGAATATGATGGAGGGTATGCGGAGTATGTAGTATGGCCGGCTCAGCTTTGTTTTAAAATGCCGCTTTCCAATTACACAAAAAGTGCTGTTTTTAGTGTCAGCGGTTTGACAGCATGGCACATGGTAGAACAAATTCAGGCTAAACCTGGGGAAACAGTCATGGTAACTGGGGCAAATGGGGGTGTTGGATCCCTAAATGTACAGATTGCATCGAGAGTGTTTGGAGCTAAGGTGATTGCCATTGTGGGTGACTTAATGGTAGGCGATTTAAATTTGGAAGCAAGAATGAAAGAACTGGGAGCCGCCCATGTGTTGTCTTATCAATCCAAAAACCTTGCTGAGCAAATATTGGAAGTAAATGGAGGTCCAATTGACTCAGTGTTAGATGTAGTAGGAGATGCTCTGTTCTCAATGTCCCTTCAGGTACTGAAGAAAGGTGGAAAGTTCTGTATTTCCGGATCTGCTGGAGGTCAGAAGACAAAACTTGATTTTAGGACGGTGTACTTAAAGCATATCACTATGTATGGATCTGTGTTGGGTACAAGGGAAGAGTTTGGACGTATGCTTCATGCTGTCTCTGAAGGAAAAATTAAACCGGTAATTGATTGTACTTTCCCTTTACAAAAAGCAAAGGAAGCTCAAACGTACTTTAAGAAATCAGGGAAACTAGGAAAGGTTGTTTTGCTTCCCGACTCCACGCATAAAGGCAAGTAG
- a CDS encoding DEAD/DEAH box helicase, translated as MSGFSKYKLPAEVVAALTAQRITDPTPIQEQVIPVVLSGQDVIAQAQTGTGKTLAFVLPILQKVDPGNAVTQALVITPTRELAIQVATETKKLAKELETIHVLAVYGGQAVEQQARKLRRSVHIAIGTPGRILDHVRRETLDLSKVSMLVLDEADQMLQMGFLEEVEAIIQQTRRSRQTMLFSATLPQQIRLLAKRYLTKPADINVKGNQVAIETVRQRVVKSTESNKQSTLQRLLDEERPYLAIIFCRTKRRVKALCEFLQKQGYEAEEIHGDLSQNVRERVIRKFRSAKTQLLVATDVAARGLDVDGITHVFNYDMPPDAESYIHRIGRTGRAGDTGLAITLAAPSDGPGLASIERGLRQTIEKQGPESETSNRASSKSGTSRRVSKKPDSRGMRDSATRKPKPMWKAKQKPTSKVREESKAKQKPTLNAKVQSGPKSTANFEEKLDSRQKSKLESRSEPKQRHGFKAQAGRSQSRRQTEQTGQARRGRNRQAAGRRQGRPGSKV; from the coding sequence TTGTCAGGTTTCTCAAAATATAAACTCCCGGCAGAAGTCGTTGCTGCGTTAACTGCGCAGCGGATTACTGATCCGACTCCGATTCAAGAACAGGTGATACCTGTTGTGCTATCGGGACAAGACGTTATTGCACAGGCGCAGACAGGTACTGGTAAGACGCTTGCTTTTGTATTGCCCATTCTTCAAAAAGTAGATCCAGGCAATGCTGTAACTCAGGCATTGGTGATCACACCTACTCGAGAACTGGCTATTCAGGTTGCAACGGAAACGAAGAAACTTGCTAAAGAGCTTGAGACGATACATGTTTTAGCAGTATACGGCGGGCAGGCAGTGGAACAACAAGCAAGAAAATTGAGACGGTCCGTGCACATTGCAATTGGAACGCCAGGCAGGATTTTGGACCATGTGCGCCGAGAGACACTTGATTTATCAAAGGTGTCAATGCTTGTCCTAGATGAAGCGGATCAAATGCTTCAAATGGGCTTTCTTGAAGAAGTAGAAGCCATTATTCAGCAAACGCGACGGTCTCGGCAAACCATGCTCTTCTCTGCCACACTGCCACAGCAAATCCGCTTGCTCGCAAAACGTTATTTAACGAAACCCGCAGACATCAACGTCAAAGGGAATCAAGTTGCAATCGAGACAGTGAGACAACGAGTTGTTAAATCCACTGAAAGCAACAAGCAAAGCACACTTCAGCGTTTGCTTGATGAGGAAAGACCTTATTTAGCGATTATTTTCTGCAGAACAAAGCGCCGGGTCAAGGCACTCTGTGAATTTCTACAGAAACAGGGATATGAAGCTGAGGAAATTCATGGGGATCTCTCTCAAAATGTTCGGGAGCGCGTCATCAGAAAGTTCAGGAGTGCAAAAACTCAACTGCTAGTGGCAACGGATGTGGCAGCGAGGGGGCTTGATGTCGACGGGATCACGCACGTATTCAACTATGACATGCCACCTGATGCAGAGAGTTACATTCATCGAATTGGTCGAACGGGCCGGGCCGGAGACACTGGACTGGCTATCACTTTGGCTGCACCTTCCGACGGCCCTGGGCTGGCGTCTATTGAAAGAGGTCTGCGACAGACAATCGAAAAGCAGGGACCTGAAAGTGAGACTTCAAATAGAGCGTCTTCTAAATCAGGAACTTCGAGACGCGTAAGTAAGAAACCGGACAGCAGAGGTATGCGGGATAGTGCGACAAGGAAGCCAAAGCCGATGTGGAAGGCAAAGCAAAAGCCAACGTCGAAGGTAAGGGAAGAGTCAAAGGCAAAGCAAAAGCCAACGTTAAATGCAAAGGTACAGTCGGGTCCAAAGTCGACGGCAAATTTCGAGGAAAAGTTGGATTCAAGGCAAAAGTCCAAATTGGAGTCAAGGTCGGAACCGAAGCAACGACACGGTTTTAAGGCACAAGCTGGGAGGAGCCAGTCTAGGCGGCAGACAGAGCAAACGGGCCAGGCGAGACGAGGTAGAAATCGTCAAGCTGCGGGCCGTCGACAAGGCAGACCTGGGTCAAAGGTGTAA
- the rlmH gene encoding 23S rRNA (pseudouridine(1915)-N(3))-methyltransferase RlmH yields MQIQIICVGKLKERYWKDAVSEYEKRLSGYVKLKIQEVADEPAPDNASVKVQQAIQDTEGERITKYIRDRDGIVALDVSGSSLSSVEWSQEYTRLIGKGFSRLVFLIGGSYGLSHALLSRADFRWSFGPVTLPHQLARVVLMEQIYRGIRIARGEPYHK; encoded by the coding sequence GTGCAAATTCAGATTATCTGCGTAGGCAAATTGAAGGAAAGATACTGGAAGGACGCGGTTTCTGAATACGAGAAGCGTCTCTCAGGGTATGTGAAGTTAAAAATTCAAGAAGTAGCTGATGAGCCAGCCCCGGATAACGCCTCCGTCAAAGTGCAACAAGCCATCCAGGACACTGAAGGGGAAAGAATCACAAAATACATCCGTGACAGAGACGGTATCGTTGCATTGGATGTTTCTGGTTCATCCCTTTCGTCCGTCGAGTGGAGCCAGGAGTACACTCGTCTCATCGGGAAAGGATTTAGCCGACTTGTCTTTCTCATCGGCGGCTCTTACGGCTTAAGCCACGCTCTACTTAGCCGGGCGGACTTTCGCTGGAGTTTTGGGCCTGTCACTTTGCCGCACCAGTTGGCTCGCGTAGTCTTGATGGAACAGATTTACCGGGGAATTCGCATCGCACGAGGGGAACCGTACCATAAATAG
- a CDS encoding S1C family serine protease: MGYYNTNKHIKRKHAASIKVLRWTSVAAVSALAGAGLAIVAYPNVQGRHSLETSTMYSTAEKVQLGKVPFGKVPLGKVPSGEVPTSADMSVHSGIIRAVKKVEPAVVGIVNYKRVSDFFTQQSKLQANDVGSGVLISKDKKHGFFVTNNHVVQGAAKVEVVLKKGKHVTATVVGTDPYTDLAVIKVPEKDVKGVSPVVFANSDKLQVGEPAIAIGSPMGLDFEDSVTSGIVSARGRVMPVEQPNDPQHNVLDYQTVIQTDAAINPGNSGGPLLNINGEIIGINSSKIVDPTVEGMGFAIPSNEVQNIAGQIMRTGHAAHPSIGIEGISLTTIPEEWWPDVPVDYGVWVRSVLSSETKAGGLKAQDVIVGYNGKTVKTMADLRTYLFQSKPGQTIELKVYRGTKPFILKVKLGRMESPNTTHHSAQSTAPDSFSSIPSLFGE, from the coding sequence ATGGGCTACTACAACACGAATAAACACATTAAGAGGAAACACGCTGCGTCAATCAAAGTTCTGCGTTGGACCAGCGTTGCGGCAGTGTCTGCATTGGCGGGTGCAGGGCTTGCTATAGTTGCCTATCCAAACGTGCAAGGACGGCATTCACTTGAGACTTCCACTATGTATTCTACAGCTGAAAAAGTACAACTCGGGAAAGTACCATTTGGAAAAGTACCACTTGGGAAGGTACCATCCGGGGAGGTTCCCACTTCTGCGGATATGTCGGTGCACAGCGGGATTATCCGAGCCGTTAAGAAAGTGGAGCCAGCGGTCGTCGGAATTGTCAATTATAAACGGGTCAGTGACTTTTTCACTCAACAATCGAAATTGCAAGCGAACGACGTAGGCTCTGGTGTCTTGATAAGCAAAGACAAGAAGCACGGTTTTTTTGTAACAAACAATCACGTGGTTCAAGGTGCGGCCAAAGTTGAAGTGGTGTTGAAAAAGGGAAAGCACGTCACTGCCACTGTGGTCGGAACAGACCCATACACTGATTTAGCCGTTATCAAGGTACCAGAGAAGGACGTCAAGGGCGTTTCCCCCGTAGTATTTGCAAATTCAGACAAGCTTCAAGTCGGTGAACCTGCCATAGCAATTGGATCGCCAATGGGCTTGGACTTTGAGGATTCCGTTACTTCAGGTATCGTCAGTGCACGGGGCCGAGTGATGCCGGTCGAGCAACCCAATGATCCGCAGCACAATGTGCTCGATTATCAGACCGTCATTCAAACGGATGCGGCAATCAATCCAGGTAACAGCGGCGGGCCATTGCTGAACATTAATGGAGAAATCATCGGTATCAACAGTAGTAAAATTGTTGACCCAACTGTGGAAGGAATGGGATTCGCTATTCCATCCAATGAAGTTCAAAATATAGCTGGCCAGATAATGCGCACAGGTCATGCAGCTCATCCCTCAATCGGCATTGAGGGAATCTCACTCACCACAATTCCAGAAGAATGGTGGCCCGATGTTCCCGTTGACTACGGAGTTTGGGTTCGATCCGTCTTGTCCAGCGAAACAAAAGCAGGCGGACTGAAAGCTCAAGATGTGATTGTAGGCTACAACGGCAAGACTGTAAAAACTATGGCTGACCTTCGCACCTACTTGTTTCAATCAAAACCGGGACAAACCATAGAGCTTAAGGTCTATCGCGGAACCAAGCCATTTATCTTAAAAGTAAAACTCGGAAGAATGGAGTCGCCAAACACAACACATCACTCGGCACAATCGACTGCTCCTGATTCCTTTTCTTCAATTCCCAGCCTCTTCGGGGAGTAG
- a CDS encoding MBL fold metallo-hydrolase, which translates to MLEFSVLASGSSGNSLYLQTESTKILLDAGISGKQIRTRLETVGASPLDEIDAILLTHEHIDHVRGLSQVIKHSTAPVYATEGTWSGSGTKVNPESFDINRWHRVQDKDTLTIGDITVTTFAVSHDAEEPVAFRFDSNGESLAVVTDLGYMSDTIKSVLTGCHTYILETNHDVDMLRAGRYPWSVKRRILSDKGHLSNHDATLALADLLGTDEVSVYLAHLSEENNQRDLAELTVESLLHEIKPHYKDQTRLHHTSRHEPTPLCRAVSPFVPRSQ; encoded by the coding sequence GTGTTAGAGTTTAGTGTCTTGGCAAGCGGAAGCTCTGGAAACTCACTTTATCTGCAAACTGAATCGACGAAAATCCTATTAGACGCAGGCATCAGCGGTAAACAAATTCGAACCCGTCTGGAAACTGTGGGCGCTAGTCCGTTAGATGAAATAGATGCTATATTGCTGACTCATGAACATATCGATCACGTTCGCGGACTCTCACAGGTCATCAAACATTCCACAGCACCCGTATATGCTACGGAGGGGACCTGGTCCGGGTCCGGTACAAAAGTGAATCCAGAAAGCTTTGACATAAATCGCTGGCACCGAGTTCAGGATAAGGACACCCTTACCATAGGAGATATTACCGTAACAACCTTCGCCGTTTCTCACGACGCAGAAGAACCCGTTGCATTTCGCTTTGACAGCAACGGTGAGTCGTTGGCCGTCGTCACCGACCTAGGATATATGAGTGACACCATCAAATCTGTCTTAACAGGATGCCATACATACATATTAGAGACAAATCACGATGTGGACATGCTTCGAGCAGGCCGTTATCCGTGGAGTGTCAAGAGAAGAATACTCAGTGATAAAGGCCACTTGTCAAACCACGACGCAACACTAGCCCTCGCAGACCTATTAGGAACAGACGAAGTCTCCGTATACCTGGCTCACCTGAGTGAAGAAAATAATCAAAGAGATTTGGCCGAGTTGACCGTTGAGTCTTTGCTTCATGAGATTAAACCGCATTACAAAGACCAGACGCGCTTGCATCATACCAGCAGACATGAGCCTACACCCCTGTGTCGAGCCGTCTCACCGTTCGTACCACGTAGTCAGTAG
- the yycI gene encoding two-component system regulatory protein YycI → MNWETAKTWLIVVFLLLDLLLGWQYVQSRQATKGYIESRTDLIANTKTLLAQHDFSLKASIPQTHPNLPSLKAKTANLNLHQLAKQLFPNAKSFSFNQQAGIVNVDKQKIKINEPGTWTVTLNPPKQISNSDNAALLALSGNKYKQDATLTGTHNWIFEENFQGLPMFDAPLDVQHKNGAATGFQQTLYSNVQVVGTPKPTISALDALNSLANNTVDKSSQGQDNVIQEIDLGYALKAPSNVSSSTVSSNYWFPVWRIVTVNNVYYINAFTGEIETPS, encoded by the coding sequence ATGAACTGGGAAACTGCAAAGACGTGGTTAATTGTTGTTTTCCTTCTGCTCGACCTCCTGTTAGGCTGGCAATATGTACAGTCGCGGCAGGCCACGAAAGGCTATATCGAATCTCGTACAGACTTGATTGCCAACACAAAAACCTTGTTGGCTCAACATGATTTTAGTCTTAAGGCCAGCATTCCACAAACTCATCCAAATTTGCCGTCGCTCAAGGCAAAGACAGCAAATTTGAATCTGCACCAATTGGCAAAGCAGTTATTCCCCAATGCAAAAAGCTTCTCTTTCAATCAACAGGCGGGCATCGTCAATGTCGACAAGCAAAAGATAAAAATCAATGAGCCAGGCACATGGACAGTGACACTCAATCCACCGAAACAAATCTCGAATTCGGATAATGCCGCTTTACTGGCACTGTCGGGAAACAAGTACAAGCAAGACGCAACGCTCACTGGCACACATAATTGGATATTCGAAGAGAACTTTCAAGGACTTCCGATGTTTGATGCACCGTTGGACGTGCAGCACAAAAACGGGGCGGCCACTGGGTTTCAGCAGACCCTTTATAGTAATGTTCAGGTGGTAGGGACACCCAAACCCACGATCTCTGCATTGGATGCGCTGAACAGTCTCGCCAACAACACGGTGGACAAATCCTCTCAGGGGCAAGATAATGTGATACAGGAAATCGACTTGGGGTACGCCCTCAAAGCTCCGAGCAATGTCTCAAGTTCCACTGTTTCGTCTAACTACTGGTTCCCTGTATGGCGCATTGTCACTGTCAACAACGTCTACTACATTAACGCATTCACTGGAGAAATTGAAACACCATCCTAG
- the yycH gene encoding two-component system activity regulator YycH produces the protein MLLRRLKTLLLFLLAGLSLLLSYFIWHGSWLGPTEVGFSTSSGRSTDSTTPTLQQVTRPTQVIVSTGKPAQNSVALPGSGEYNRWMTMLSTLSVSNLRLRSNFSPASVARSAVFKFGVTLNRDNVSQFVPSIASTAFTPPTSQIILFQQSSGAHKVQIALLAGPQTYVGTTDIDPSHFTHIIGDEIKTNPWLMLDRSTYTLVPKQSYSVKKYTVSLEQPTLLLLVHSFFVNTQALTRIQENKGRVIWTDGSRAVQWNTHARQLTFEDPNAASGEAGQQGSVSAILNYLTNHGGIPKNSMVKLGENTYQTSFVFQSIFNGLPILNTAQQYRISLDNGHIVTYQRPLINIAGTSHSSTVKTISSSQLTKTLASLNLSLQSVTPQLGYDLKMKGSNTGILEPVYQIYADGELKATIDAVTGLVIKGGANS, from the coding sequence ATGCTGCTGCGACGGTTGAAAACGCTGTTGTTATTTCTCCTGGCCGGACTCAGTTTGTTGCTCAGTTACTTCATTTGGCATGGAAGTTGGCTTGGTCCAACAGAAGTGGGGTTCAGTACGTCCTCTGGACGTTCAACCGATTCGACGACACCCACATTGCAACAGGTAACAAGGCCAACTCAAGTTATCGTGAGTACTGGGAAACCTGCGCAAAACAGCGTTGCTTTGCCCGGCAGCGGCGAGTACAACAGATGGATGACGATGTTGAGCACACTCAGTGTCTCTAATTTGAGACTGCGCTCAAATTTCTCTCCGGCATCTGTCGCCAGGTCTGCCGTATTTAAGTTCGGTGTCACACTGAATCGCGACAATGTAAGCCAGTTTGTCCCGTCCATTGCATCTACAGCATTTACACCGCCGACAAGTCAAATCATTCTGTTTCAGCAATCGTCCGGAGCCCACAAGGTTCAAATCGCTCTTTTAGCCGGGCCGCAGACTTATGTGGGAACGACAGATATTGATCCTTCGCATTTTACTCACATTATTGGTGACGAAATCAAAACGAACCCGTGGCTGATGCTCGATAGGAGCACTTATACACTCGTTCCGAAACAATCGTACTCTGTTAAGAAATACACAGTTAGTCTGGAACAACCTACGTTGTTGCTTTTGGTTCACTCATTCTTTGTCAACACGCAAGCCTTGACCCGGATTCAAGAAAATAAGGGACGAGTCATTTGGACAGACGGCAGCAGGGCTGTGCAGTGGAATACACACGCACGCCAACTGACGTTTGAAGACCCAAATGCTGCTTCCGGGGAAGCCGGCCAGCAGGGCTCTGTCTCAGCGATTCTGAATTACCTGACCAACCACGGAGGGATTCCAAAAAACTCAATGGTGAAGCTGGGGGAGAATACGTATCAGACAAGCTTTGTGTTTCAGTCTATCTTCAACGGGCTTCCTATACTAAATACAGCGCAGCAGTACCGCATTTCCCTTGACAACGGTCACATTGTGACGTACCAACGGCCGCTGATTAACATCGCGGGCACGAGTCATTCCAGCACAGTAAAGACAATCTCTTCGAGTCAACTCACGAAAACCTTGGCCAGCCTCAATTTATCCTTGCAGAGTGTCACTCCGCAACTTGGCTACGACTTGAAGATGAAGGGAAGCAACACAGGCATTTTAGAGCCAGTCTATCAAATTTACGCGGACGGCGAACTGAAGGCTACGATTGATGCCGTAACCGGATTGGTCATAAAGGGAGGGGCAAATTCATGA